GGAAGGCAGCTGCCTTGACTGTTGTTATGGTTACCTTTGTATCCACTAGGCTGAAAAGGAAAACCCCTGAACCTGAAACCCCACTGCCTGATCCTATAGCACTGGCCctgattagggatgaaaatgaacAGCATAGACAGAGAACACTGAGAATGATATACAATTCCACTGATTCAGAGTGTATTTCTATGATTAGGATGAAGAGAGTTGCTTTTTTTAAGTTAGTGAGAACTTTTAGAGAGAGGAGTCTTGTCACTGATAGGGAGGGGGTGTCAGTAGAAGAGCAGGTTGCCATGTTTTTACATATTGTAGGGCACAACCAAAGATTTAGGGTTGTCCACCAGTCCTTTAGGAGGTCCATCCAAACTGTCCACAAGCACTTCCATCAGGTGTTGTATGCTGTGGGTGAGCTTAGGAATGAAATGATAAAGCCAGCTAGCACTACCACTCACCCAAAGATTCTTGGAAGCCATACATGGAATCCATATTTTAAGGTAATTGTATACCCTGGGTTCATTAGTTACATTAGACCTATTGCAATGACTGACCCATGCTTTTTAGGATGTCATTGGCTTTATAGATGGCACTCATTTCCTAGCAAGGGTTCCTAGGCGCATGCAACAAGCTTTTAGGGGTAGGAAAAAGGATCCCACTCAAAATGTGATGGTAGTTGTGAATTGTGATCTGAAATTCACTTATGTCCTGGCTGGTTGGGAGGGCTCTGCCCATGATGCAACTGTTTTGGCAGATGCTGTAGCcagggaagatggcttgagtttGCCAGAAGGTAATTGCACACCAACACTAATTACATATTCCATGGCCTATTAACACACACTCTCACAGTAGATGTCTTGTGTAGGTAAAATGTTCTTGGTAGATGCTGG
The genomic region above belongs to Miscanthus floridulus cultivar M001 unplaced genomic scaffold, ASM1932011v1 fs_87_1_2, whole genome shotgun sequence and contains:
- the LOC136533434 gene encoding protein ALP1-like, giving the protein MDLSLSRDMLCRKAAALTVVMVTFVSTRLKRKTPEPETPLPDPIALALIRDENEQHRQRTLRMIYNSTDSECISMIRMKRVAFFKLVRTFRERSLVTDREGVSVEEQVAMFLHIVGHNQRFRVVHQSFRRSIQTVHKHFHQVLYAVGELRNEMIKPASTTTHPKILGSHTWNPYFKDVIGFIDGTHFLARVPRRMQQAFRGRKKDPTQNVMVVVNCDLKFTYVLAGWEGSAHDATVLADAVAREDGLSLPEGKMFLVDAGYACKNGFLPPYRGVRYHLSEYGPRNRPTNARELYNLRHSSLRVTVERAIGALKGRFRILDNKPFHKYRTQVKLVVACAILHNWILGFGIDEVVPDEEGFTTSADPTNLPPAHLDQDSVDTAEIRDAICNAIWEGRGTNTS